The following DNA comes from Thermodesulfovibrionales bacterium.
ATAAGGCACGGAAAATCAGTCTGCAACATGTGTTTTCAGCGAAACCAAGAATGCTTCAAGCCTCTCTTTCTTTTCAGGGCTCATGGCGAGAAACTTAACGGCAATCTTTATCCTTTCGCTGTCGAGAACTGCCTCCGCTGCCTGTATCCTGATCGTGAATCCCTCGATCCCGGAAACTTGCTGCTGACCCTCGTCGTCTTTGAGATCGATCACGATCTTTTCGAGGATTTGGGGAAGAGTGTTCTTTCTGCTGAAATAACTGGAAAGCCCGCCAAGACTGATGTCAATGAGATTCCCGCGAACCTGGTTCGATCTAAACCTCAGGGAAACCGGAGTACTTGCGGTGATCCGCTCATGTTCCCTCATGTTACCTACTCTCGAACTTATTCGTAACCGCGTTCATTTTTTGAATAAGCACATCGGTCGTGAAGGGTTTGATGATATATCCATTCCGGCCTAACTGAATTGCCTTCATGACATTTGCTTTATCGTCGACCGCTGTGAGCATTATTAATGCGCAGTAAGAGTTTAGCCGATTAAACTCTCGTATAGCCATCCGCAAAAGACTTGTCAATAATAGGCGCTCCAGAGGGTCACTATCGTATTAATGATGGCCCTATCTCGTCTAGGAAGTATTTACGCTCAGCTTTCCTCACTTCCTCCGCTTCAAAATATTATACGCTCCGGATATGCCCAAGCCTAGAGCTGTCAGAAGCGCACCCCAAGGAGTAAAGAACGGGACGTCTACTAGTAAATGATCATCTGGCTGAGCCAAAGCATTGCTCGATAATAAAAGAACCAAGACAACAGAGGACAGGATATAACTCTTTTTCATTCTTGACACCTCCTTTCATGGAAGCAGCTTACTGCAAAGATTTGAATTCAATGGAAAGCCACCAGTTAGCTACCTTGCGGGAAGAATGGCTTTGTCGACAGCCTCCATTTCATAAAGTGTATCACGGAGCATCTTGACTGTCAATGTGAACTTTCCGAACTGTGAACTTTCCGAACTTTCAATGGCTAAATGAATAGAGACAATTCTGTATCGAGAGTTACTAGGGCAAAAGCCTACCCTAGTGTAGTGAGTCTAACGCTTCTTTACATATGTTTGACTGCATTTGGTGTCATTCCCGCGTAGGCGGGAATCCAGGCGCCCTTGTTTTCCAAAGAAAATGGATTCCCGATTACTACATCGGGAATGACGGGCAAGGAACTTTACGACGTTTCTTATGTAAAGGGACTTCTGAATCATTACACTAGTTGTTTAATGACAGATGTACTCGGAAAATTCAATCGTGATCTTGTTGCGAGAACTTCTATCGGTAACTGTTATTATCTCAAAACACCAACCTCTCAAGATTGTAGCCATCGAAATATGTGATGCTCTCGATAGTCGGGGATCGTCACGACTGAGAAGATCCTCAATAAGATATTCAGTGAGTTCTGCATAGGCAAGTGGGAGAGCCTTCGTCCTTACTTGCGGAACCTCAGGAAAAGAAAGAGACCGATGAGAAAAGGCTCAAACCGTATCACCATATTGTCGGTAAAGCTCCAGAGAAACTGATAGAGGAGGGTGGTCGGTGTCCCAGATTTTTGGATAGCCCTGTCAGTCAGAACATCCGTCAGTTCCTTAGCCTCGAGGGAGAAGAGATAGAGAAGGTGGACGGAGAGGAGGAGCGAGAGCGCCTCTCCATACGCCCTGGGTTTCCTGCGCAGAAAAGGGTAGAGTGAAGCCATGATCGCAAAGGTCAAAGGGGCATTGAAGGTATAGGAGGATATCTTCACCGGAATGTCGATAAGGATATCTGACCCATGTCCCAGAGGGGCGAAGGTCACCTCGACCCCATCCCTTTCATGGGTCATCTCCTGAAACTTTACATCCTTGATACCGGCAACGAGCTTGGATGCAGCATAGATGGTTCCTCTTCCGTAGGAATCCTTCACGGTTATCCAAAAGATGAGGAAGAGGAGATAGGAGATAAGAAAGACACCGATCGCCTTGAGGATGACGCGCCTATGCTGTCTTATCATTTCTTGCATAATCGAGGTAGAGAAAGAAGAGTCCGAGTGAGACGGCGATCATCATCCCCTGAGCCACATAGATATGGAGGTATTCAAAGAGGCCTTTGAAGTGGAGAGCGGCAT
Coding sequences within:
- a CDS encoding PilZ domain-containing protein gives rise to the protein MREHERITASTPVSLRFRSNQVRGNLIDISLGGLSSYFSRKNTLPQILEKIVIDLKDDEGQQQVSGIEGFTIRIQAAEAVLDSERIKIAVKFLAMSPEKKERLEAFLVSLKTHVAD